One genomic window of Nicotiana sylvestris chromosome 10, ASM39365v2, whole genome shotgun sequence includes the following:
- the LOC138879474 gene encoding uncharacterized protein, producing MVLFDEVLKVKPYTMVYTKERDEDKESMGSSYRVTAQGEHGVLSLIEDDEKLDDVSPCYHISFNDGDPQEVEDAKDAPPELEEGVKATIDALKEVNLGIDEEPRPTYLSALLEVDEESTYIELFKEFRDVFAWSYKEMPSLDPKVAVHHLVVKNGARLVKQAQRCFRPVLVPLIETEVNKLTKAGFICKFKYPTWVSSIVPVRKKNGQIRVCVNFRDLNNACLKDEFPLPIPELMIDATTGYAVMPFGLKNAGATYQRAMQNIFDNLLHKNVEFYVDDLVDIKGQALADFLANHHIPDDWELTDELPDEGAMVIEVQPP from the exons aTGGTTTTGTTTGATGAAGTATTGAAGGTAAAGCCATACACTATGGTCTACACTAAAGAACGTGATGAAGATAAAGAAAGTATGGGTTCTTCGTATCGTGTTACTGCACAAGGAGAACATGGTGTTTTATCTCTAATAGAGGATGACGAGAAATTGGACGATGTTTCACCATGTTATCAtatatccttcaatgatggggaccctcaagaagttGAAGATGCAAAAGATGCTCCTCCAGAACTTGAAGAAGGGGTGAAGGCAACGATTGATGCcctaaaagaagttaaccttggcattGATGAAGAACCAAGGCCtacctacctaagtgctttactagaagttGATGAAGAAAGCACTTATATTGAATTATTCAAGGAGTTTAGGGATGTTttcgcttggagttacaaagaaaTGCCTAGCTTGGACCctaaagtagcagtccatcaccttgtcGTCAAGAATGGTGCTCGTCTTGTTAAACAAGCCCAAAGGTGCTTTAGGCCAGtcttggttcccttgattgaaactgaagttaacaaactcaccAAAGCTGGCTTTATTTGTAAatttaaatacccaacatgggtttcaagtattgtccctgtaaggaagaaaaatggccagattcgagtgtgCGTTAACTTCAGGGATCTCAACAATGCATGTCTAAAAGATGAATTCCCGCTTCCTATTCCAGAgttgatgatcgatgctactactgggtaTGCG gtaatgccttttggattgaagaacgctggtgctacttaccaaagagcTATGCAGAATATCTTTGATAaccttctccacaagaatgttgAATTCTATGTGGAtgacttggtg GAtataaaaggacaagcattagcAGACTTCTTGGCAAATCACCATATACCTGATGATTGGGAGCTGACTgacgaactacctgatgaggGCGCCATGGTCATTGAAGTTCAGCCTCCAtag
- the LOC138879475 gene encoding uncharacterized protein, translated as MANQELEASIIDPSKEVEESEVNLKDGLYKLKQQMAEMYQAWAKGHPLPVYPANPAFILPLAKAQEPPTVNSSPAFPLYQQCYGTNSHTSQAPPPKQVSYPPPPVTPVFVAPPPAALHRSSSEPLFQTHDNHYYPPEPTFKVPKPYSYTPHFDLPAETEKPSKNLEQEEIFRKVKSLEQSFRDMRGLGGQGLRCPSFYLYDGHGDPVAYLRGICCKMRVAGGKDELLMAYFSQSLSGSALEWYTRQDHGRWYTWDDLAQLFAYHFQYNLEIILDRLSLTKLEKKHNENFREYGFRWREQAARVDPPMKESEMVDYFL; from the exons atggccaaccaggaacttgaggcaagtattatcgatccgtcaaaagaggtggaagaatcggaggttaatctgaaagatgGGTTGTATAAGctaaagcagcagatggctgaaatgtaccaagcatgggcaaaagggcacccactgccagtttaccccgccaaccctgcttttatccTGCCATTGGCTAAGGCCCAGGAACcacccactgtgaactcatctccggcctttcccctctaccaacaatgctatggcaccaattctcatacatcacaagctccaccacctaaaCAAGTGtcgtaccctcctccaccagtcactcctgtttttgtggcacctccacctgctgcattacaccgatcctccagtgagcctttGTTCCAGACTCATGACAACCATTATTACCCCCcagagcccactttcaaggttcccaaaccctattcctacactcctcattttgacctccctgcggaaactgaaaaaccatctaaaaatctCGAACAGGAGGAGAtattcaggaaagttaaaagcctggaacagtcattcagggacatgcgggggttgggaggtcaa ggtttaagatgcccaagtttttatttgtatgatgggcacggtgatccagtggcgTATTTGAGAGGTATTTGTTGCAAAATGAGGGTAGCTGGCGGGAAAGATGAGCTActaatggcgtatttcagtcagagtctgagtggatcagcgctagaatggtatactcggcaggatcacggaagatggtacacatgggatgatctagcccagttATTTGCTtatcacttccaatacaacctcgaGATTATTCTGGATCGTCTGTCTTTgacgaaacttgagaaaaagcacaatgagaatttcagggagtatggttttaggtggagagaacaggcagcaagggttgaccctccaatgaaagaaagtgaaatggtggattattttctgtag